A part of Sugiyamaella lignohabitans strain CBS 10342 chromosome D, complete sequence genomic DNA contains:
- the SWE1 gene encoding tyrosine protein kinase SWE1: protein MNSNSVTPAPNMSPLRHHHGHGHSHGHSTSNSSQNQSHSMASNHDLAAPVPFRKTLRRSTRLLNLEQAAGRRDSDGDMIDVDDDVSIDIGGLSGLGLSGLANDGDSDMNTTNANDNSGSNGQLGINGLDIGSSGHHSMVSGRTVGPASSSSDSGSLVASSSSFSLKRPHPSSSDMRSPSSSFPKPRFLSRNAFDSESNHSHGHKSIGPTISGSASTPTPSSSNGGSSNSSQFLPSLWSSSLKRRDSFDQLFAPSSPFAINGQSTPSHSNSHSGNSTTTTSNNINPGNNANTSFNFQTNNPYTTSPSPSPIPASKSHHIHIQHQASASSTASQHHNPLEPTTHHSPHSPHSPHHSPHHSPHRSPHHLPLPRPPLPRHAPPQMHRPKPKFNPSVTAEFSDYHTHTPENYRSVKPLQTAFMSTGLLSKRNRMNNSNSQADGLRMPPDTPCKRPSNMSLPLINHHNTSMFGSAPTAYSPHVSNIGGGFGTTSSGRRRSNLGLHDSLLRFSVDFGNTSTQVAEADSPMHDHDDMIDHQPPETPTKETSGHDMSSFLSSHLAKYSGDTSVSSTVSTSLTAGDTSGTIETANTTVDLSGSHPNLTFSAYSLADRGNHGNSFSSYPTPLPMNIPNRAQSQAGSTGSELGSGGASSGSDKVISTTPQSRNSRWTDGSSSEDTLSSPRTPDVIMHSDPSTIIGGSTNNSTSTVTTTSGHTSIPMIRRTTSTTSLIQEPPRTPAKTPKTPIDPLMNSSNFISLRKSSVDVDDPVLNERFDRVSLIGRGEFSIVYSLSIRGDDSPTDPTSPAIPHTLAHDNRYAVKRTRFPFMGPKARSRRLEEVEILRALTAPSRHSHPDDEHDPADDGRDYVLMLLDAWEANGYLYIMTEFCENGSLDTFLSERGNISRLDEWRVWKILLEIALVSSLSTHTCLRRLGLRPRPWLLLSLRSSRCVDGPGLLRSRSSQGLGRSPSRRRQTTGKSSNSVGIALYPRSWVFAFGY, encoded by the coding sequence ATGAATTCGAATTCGGTCACTCCAGCTCCTAATATGAGTCCACTACGGCATCACCACGGCCATGGCCACAGCCATGGTcacagcaccagcaacagcagccagaaTCAGTCCCACAGTATGGCATCGAATCATGATCTGGCGGCTCCAGTACCATTTAGAAAAACCTTGAGGAGGTCAACTCGATTGTTGAATTTAGAACAGGCAGCGGGAAGAAGAGATTCGGATGGGGATATGATTGATGTCGACGACGATGTCAGTATTGATATTGGCGGATTGAGTGGTCTAGGACTCAGTGGACTGGCCAATGACGGTGACAGTGATATGAATACTACGAATGCAAATGATAATAGTGGTAGTAATGGCCAACTTGGTATTAATGGACTTGATATTGGTAGTTCTGGCCACCACAGCATGGTCTCTGGTCGAACTGTTGGACCAGCTAGTTCTTCAAGTGATAGTGGTAGTCTTGTggcttcttcgtcgtcatttTCTCTGAAAAGACCACATCCATCATCTAGTGATATGAGAAGTCCAAGCTCAAGTTTCCCCAAACCGCGTTTTTTGTCAAGAAATGCGTTTGACAGCGAATCTAACCATAGCCATGGTCATAAGAGCATTGGTCCAACCATATCTGGATCAGCATCTACACCTActccatcttcatcaaatgGCGGAAGTAGTAATTCTTCACAATTTCTTCCATCTCTTTGGTCCAGCAGTTTAAAACGAAGAGATTCGTTTGACCAGCTATTTGCACCATCATCGCCATTCGCCATCAATGGCCAAAGCACCCCATCTCATAGCAACAGCCACAGCGGTAACAGCACCACTACGACTTCTAACAATATTAATCCTGGTAACAATGCAAACACCAGTTTTAATTTCCAAACCAATAACCCATATACAACATCTCCATCACCATCGCCAATACCGGCATCCAAATCACATCATATCCACATTCAACATCAAGCATCTGCATCGTCAACGGCGTCTCAACATCATAATCCATTAGAACCAACAACACATCATTCTCCACATTCTCCACATTCTCCACATCATTCACCGCATCACTCACCACATCGATCTCCACATCATCTACCACTACCACGACCGCCATTGCCACGACATGCACCTCCACAAATGCATCGacccaaaccaaaattCAACCCCTCTGTAACTGCAGAGTTTTCTGATTATCATACCCACACTCCAGAAAACTACCGGTCGGTCAAACCCCTCCAAACAGCATTTATGAGCACTGGTCTTTTATCCAAACGCAATCGTATGAACAACTCCAACTCACAAGCTGACGGGTTGAGAATGCCTCCTGATACGCCCTGTAAACGACCGTCCAACATGTCACTTCCATTAATAAACCACCACAACACGTCGATGTTCGGCTCGGCTCCTACAGCATATTCTCCACACGTATCGAATATTGGAGGAGGGTTTGGTACTACGAGTAGTGGTCGTCGACGAAGTAACTTGGGTCTACACGATTCATTGTTGCGATTCTCGGTGGATTTTGGTAATACTTCAACTCAAGTAGCAGAAGCTGATAGTCCGATGCACGATCACGACGATATGATTGACCATCAACCACCAGAGACGCCGACTAAAGAGACCAGTGGCCACGATATGAGCAGTTTCCTGAGCAGTCATCTTGCCAAATATTCAGGTGATACGTCTGTCTCATCAACAGTGTCAACTTCACTAACAGCTGGTGATACAAGTGGAACAATCGAAACTGCCAACACCACAGTAGATCTTTCTGGTTCGCATCCAAACCTGACATTTTCGGCATATTCACTAGCAGACCGTGGAAATCACGGCAACTCGTTCAGTAGCTATCCAACCCCATTACCAATGAACATCCCTAACCGAGCCCAGTCACAAGCTGGCAGTACAGGAAGTGAACTTGGTAGCGGTGGAGCTAGTAGCGGGTCTGACAAGGTGATATCCACGACACCTCAGTCACGAAACTCGCGATGGACCGATGGTTCTTCCAGCGAAGACACCTTATCATCACCCAGGACACCAGATGTGATCATGCATTCCGACCCGAGTACCATTATTGGCGGtagcaccaacaacagcacctCGACTGTGACCACAACATCCGGTCACACGTCAATACCCATGATTCGAcgcaccaccagcaccacgAGTCTAATCCAAGAACCTCCACGAACTCCAGCCAAAACTCCCAAAACGCCAATTGACCCGCTCATGAACTCGAGTAATTTCATTTCTCTCCGCAAGTCATcagttgatgttgatgaccCGGTGCTCAATGAACGATTTGATCGAGTGTCGCTGATCGGACGTGGCGAGTTCTCGATTGTATACTCGCTGTCGATTCGCGGTGATGACAGTCCTACCGACCCAACTTCACCTGCCATACCCCACACACTGGCGCACGACAACCGGTACGCGGTCAAAAGAACGCGATTCCCCTTCATGGGACCCAAAGCACGTAGTCGCCGACTCGAAGAAGTCGAAATCCTGCGAGCTTTGACCGCCCCATCACGCCACAGCCACCCTGACGACGAGCACGACCCAGCCGATGACGGTCGCGACTACGTGCTCATGCTCCTCGACGCGTGGGAAGCCAACGGCTACCTCTACATCATGACGGAATTCTGCGAAAACGGCAGTCTCGATACCTTCCTCAGCGAGCGAGGCAACATCTCGCGGCTCGACGAATGGAGGGTCTGGAAAATCCTTCTCGAAATCGCTCTGGTAAGTTCACTCTCCACACAcacgtgcctccggcggctggggctccgccccagaccctggttgctcctctcgcttcgctcgagtcgttgcgtcgacggtcccggtctcctgcgaagcaggagcagccagggtctggggcggagccccagccgccggaggcagaccaccGGAAAAAGTTCTAACAGTGTAGGGATTGCATTATATCCACGGTCGTGGGTTTTTGCATTTGGATATTAA
- the SWE1 gene encoding tyrosine protein kinase SWE1, protein MLKIGDFGMATAYPAVKGIEREGDREYIAPEVLSSQQYDKPADVFSLGIMMLEIAANIVLPDNGIHWQKLRSGDLTDAGRLSSGDLRRANEYGDDEDDECDDDNCDDDSEHVRLSLDNDSRTSLEDETTSPRMPPSQFSDIHMSSHNSGASNRKVPRRLSAIPPWAPKFMVDKSGALDVMVKWLLNPDPHSRPTTHEILISEECQWVEAHRRAGAVIYEGDYGPEPDPVGSAEDHARQMLRPDHTQDNWRRGV, encoded by the coding sequence ATGCTGAAGATTGGCGATTTCGGCATGGCCACGGCGTATCCGGCCGTTAAGGGGATTGAGCGGGAAGGTGATCGCGAGTACATTGCGCCGGAAGTGCTGTCGTCGCAGCAGTATGATAAGCCAGCTGATGTGTTTTCGCTGGGAATTATGATGCTGGAGATTGCCGCTAATATTGTGCTTCCGGATAACGGTATTCACTGGCAGAAACTGAGGTCTGGTGACTTAACAGACGCTGGTCGACTGAGTTCGGGCGATTTGCGTCGTGCGAATGAGTATGGagacgatgaggatgacgaatgtgatgatgataattgCGATGATGATAGCGAGCATGTGAGACTGAGTTTGGATAACGATTCTAGGACAAGTCTTGAAGATGAGACCACGTCTCCGAGAATGCCTCCTTCACAGTTCAGCGATATTCACATGTCATCTCATAACAGCGGTGCCAGTAATCGTAAAGTACCTCGTAGACTGTCTGCGATTCCTCCGTGGGCACCAAAATTCATGGTTGACAAATCTGGTGCTTTAGACGTCATGGTCAAGTGGCTGTTGAACCCAGATCCTCATAGTAGGCCGACTACTCACGAAATTCTTATATCTGAAGAATGCCAGTGGGTCGAAGCACATAGAAGAGCCGGTGCTGTCATTTACGAGGGCGACTACGGTCCAGAACCCGATCCAGTGGGTTCTGCTGAGGACCATGCTAGACAAATGCTGCGACCCGACCATACCCAGGACAACTGGCGACGAGGGGTTTAA